The following are encoded in a window of Pseudalgibacter alginicilyticus genomic DNA:
- the gldM gene encoding gliding motility protein GldM: MAGGNLSPRQKMINLMYLIFIAMLALNMSKEVLSAFGLMNEKLTESNQAASMRNETFMASLGVKAEESENYKELKSKADQIHVLASEFDSYLSDLKGKMTAKIENPRDYEIMDKGDYLDTNFFKGDGLRPEGQEFVDHMVKFREGVATILAGEPGMENVIKDVKKKFSTDQEINRDGIKIDWLDYHYKGYPLVASLTKMTQLQSDIKTTESEVLSSMLGEAQGQALSMTNYTTLLETTKSAYFNGEQFDGQIVLGRKDASTKPSRVELTLDGRKLAEDQYAIEDGKVKLKINTGAVGEHKIEGKLIFSQDGEEIEVPVNQSFATVAKPNAATISADKMNVVYRGVKNPMTISFAGIADNNVNASAQGLSRVSGSKYVMDATAIKGREVTINVTGKIDGTSVGDKATFRIKDLPKPTGTVRGEDGTVKMQKNALEISTIGAKFDDFDFELPLRVTGFKFKVSGQPTINVNGNKLDSRAKQVLSKAKRGSDVQIFDIEAKANGVSVMLKKVSPVFIELTN, translated from the coding sequence ATGGCAGGAGGAAATTTATCACCAAGACAAAAAATGATTAACTTGATGTATTTAATATTTATAGCAATGCTAGCTTTAAATATGTCAAAAGAAGTGCTTTCAGCATTTGGATTAATGAACGAAAAGCTTACGGAATCAAACCAGGCCGCAAGTATGCGTAATGAAACATTTATGGCAAGCCTAGGTGTTAAAGCAGAGGAGTCTGAGAATTATAAGGAGCTTAAATCAAAAGCAGATCAAATTCATGTTTTAGCAAGTGAGTTTGATTCCTATTTATCAGATTTAAAAGGTAAAATGACTGCTAAGATTGAAAACCCTAGAGATTATGAAATTATGGATAAGGGTGATTATCTTGATACAAATTTCTTTAAAGGAGACGGACTTAGACCAGAAGGACAAGAGTTTGTAGATCACATGGTCAAATTCCGTGAGGGCGTAGCTACTATTTTAGCAGGAGAACCAGGAATGGAAAACGTTATTAAAGATGTTAAAAAGAAATTTAGTACCGATCAAGAAATTAATAGAGATGGTATTAAAATAGATTGGTTGGATTATCATTATAAAGGATATCCTTTGGTCGCTTCTTTAACAAAAATGACGCAATTGCAATCAGATATTAAAACAACTGAGTCTGAGGTGTTATCAAGTATGTTAGGTGAAGCACAGGGTCAGGCATTGTCCATGACAAACTATACCACATTATTGGAAACAACAAAATCAGCTTATTTTAACGGAGAGCAATTTGATGGACAAATTGTGTTAGGTCGTAAAGATGCTTCTACTAAGCCTAGTAGAGTTGAATTGACTTTAGATGGAAGAAAACTTGCTGAAGATCAATATGCTATTGAAGACGGTAAGGTGAAACTTAAAATCAATACAGGAGCTGTTGGTGAACATAAAATTGAAGGTAAATTAATTTTTTCTCAAGATGGTGAAGAAATTGAAGTTCCTGTTAACCAATCATTCGCTACGGTTGCAAAGCCAAATGCCGCTACTATTTCTGCAGATAAAATGAATGTAGTATATAGAGGTGTTAAAAACCCTATGACTATTTCTTTTGCTGGTATTGCAGATAATAATGTAAATGCATCTGCTCAAGGATTAAGTAGAGTTAGTGGAAGTAAATATGTTATGGACGCTACTGCTATTAAAGGTAGAGAGGTTACTATTAATGTTACAGGTAAAATTGATGGAACTTCTGTAGGGGATAAAGCAACATTCAGAATTAAAGATTTACCAAAACCAACAGGGACGGTAAGAGGTGAAGATGGTACAGTGAAAATGCAAAAAAATGCACTTGAAATTTCTACTATTGGAGCTAAATTTGATGATTTTGATTTTGAATTACCACTGCGTGTTACAGGATTCAAATTTAAAGTTTCAGGTCAGCCAACCATAAATGTAAATGGAAATAAATTAGATTCAAGAGCAAAACAAGTTTTAAGCAAAGCTAAGCGAGGATCTGATGTTCAAATATTTGATATTGAAGCTAAAGCCAATGGCGTAAGTGTGATGCTTAAAAAAGTGTCTCCAGTATTTATTGAGCTTACAAACTAA
- a CDS encoding DUF983 domain-containing protein has protein sequence MFKKGSKLYGIFTGTCPKCHEESMFKNKNPYILSEALDMHEKCHNCGTKYKIEPSFFYGAMYVSYAVGIAFAVAAFIVSFYFFKANINMVFVSIIGTLIIFMPIILRLSRTIWINFFMSYDKNLAKK, from the coding sequence ATGTTTAAAAAAGGATCAAAACTATACGGTATTTTTACAGGCACTTGTCCTAAATGTCATGAAGAAAGCATGTTTAAAAACAAAAACCCTTATATACTTTCTGAAGCATTAGATATGCATGAAAAATGCCATAATTGTGGCACAAAATACAAAATAGAACCTTCATTTTTTTACGGTGCTATGTATGTTAGTTATGCCGTTGGAATTGCTTTTGCTGTGGCTGCGTTTATTGTGTCTTTTTACTTTTTTAAGGCCAATATTAATATGGTTTTTGTTTCTATAATAGGAACATTAATTATTTTTATGCCAATTATTTTAAGGCTTTCTAGAACTATATGGATTAACTTTTTTATGAGTTATGATAAAAATTTAGCTAAAAAATAA
- a CDS encoding NAD(P)/FAD-dependent oxidoreductase, which produces MDVDYIIVGSGLAGISFCEQLKANNKTFVVFDNNSQQSSAVAGGLYNPVVLKRFTSVWKSEEQMQMALPMYHHLELQLGVKLDYKLPVRRKFTSIEEQNDWFTASDKPNLNNYLAPKVIKNDNKAVKAPFGFGEVLNTGRIDVKNLMCHYKDFLLKNDKFIEKTFDYNMLNVSDSGVQYENIKAKYIVFAEGFGVTKNPYFNNLPLVPTKGELLTIYAPNLKIDYVLKGAVFLIPLGQHYYTVGATYEWEDTTHELTKKAKNELIEKLKTIIDCAFEITEQVAGIRPTVKDRRPLVGQHSTYKNMFVLNGLGTRGVMIGPYVAKQLFDFVEKGVLMEKEIDIARYTL; this is translated from the coding sequence ATGGATGTAGATTATATTATTGTAGGAAGTGGTTTGGCAGGCATTAGCTTTTGCGAACAATTAAAGGCAAATAACAAGACATTTGTTGTGTTTGATAATAATTCTCAACAATCATCAGCCGTTGCGGGAGGTTTGTATAATCCCGTTGTTTTAAAACGATTTACATCTGTTTGGAAAAGTGAAGAACAAATGCAGATGGCATTGCCAATGTATCACCATTTAGAGTTACAATTAGGGGTTAAATTAGATTATAAATTACCTGTAAGAAGAAAGTTTACATCTATTGAAGAACAAAATGATTGGTTTACAGCTTCCGATAAGCCTAATCTTAATAATTACCTTGCTCCTAAAGTTATTAAAAATGATAATAAGGCAGTAAAAGCTCCTTTCGGTTTTGGTGAAGTGTTGAATACTGGTAGGATTGATGTTAAAAATTTAATGTGTCATTACAAAGATTTTTTGCTGAAAAACGACAAGTTTATTGAAAAAACTTTTGATTATAACATGTTAAATGTTAGCGATAGTGGTGTTCAATATGAAAATATTAAAGCGAAATATATTGTTTTTGCTGAAGGATTTGGAGTAACAAAAAACCCTTATTTTAATAATTTACCATTAGTACCTACAAAAGGGGAGTTACTAACTATTTATGCTCCAAATTTAAAAATAGATTATGTGCTGAAAGGAGCTGTTTTTTTAATTCCATTAGGGCAACATTATTATACTGTAGGAGCCACGTATGAATGGGAGGATACCACCCATGAGTTGACAAAAAAGGCTAAAAACGAACTGATTGAAAAATTAAAAACAATTATAGATTGTGCTTTTGAAATTACAGAGCAAGTAGCTGGTATTCGTCCAACAGTAAAAGACAGGCGACCGTTGGTAGGACAACATTCCACCTATAAAAATATGTTTGTACTTAATGGTTTAGGGACTCGTGGTGTCATGATTGGCCCCTATGTAGCAAAACAGCTTTTTGATTTTGTGGAAAAGGGGGTGCTTATGGAAAAAGAAATAGATATTGCACGCTATACCTTATAA
- the gldK gene encoding gliding motility lipoprotein GldK — MDMKKFVLLTAVVLLLASCGSQDKGELVGVQGKKWHPEKPFGMELIPGGAFIMGKADDDLAAVHDSPAKTVTVRAFYMDATEITNSEYRQFVNWVRDSTIRTRLAILADEVGATPGDEEGIGQYAFIDANVEEMNVYEKYMYDNYTGLGPTGYEGRKLNKEIDLIFDTADYPDEYYAEVMDTMYIPLEESYNGQRTLDVKKLKFQYTYMDIEKAAKNRNLKRKDVIVKEEVEVYPDTTVWIRDFAYSYNEPMHNDYFWHDAYGDYPVVGVTWKQAKAFCQWRTLWKNAYQKSRKGAAMVNSFRLPSESEWEYAARGGLQAATYPWGGPYTKSDRGCFMANFKPVRGDYAADQALYTVEAKSYEPNDYNLYNMAGNVSEWVNASYDPSSYEYISTINPSVNDVSNQRKVVRGGSWKDVAYYLQVSSRDYEYADSARSYIGFRTVQDYMGTQITQNGQ, encoded by the coding sequence ATGGATATGAAGAAGTTTGTTTTATTAACCGCAGTAGTATTATTGCTTGCAAGTTGTGGATCACAAGACAAAGGTGAACTAGTTGGAGTGCAAGGTAAAAAATGGCACCCAGAAAAACCTTTTGGAATGGAATTAATACCAGGAGGCGCATTTATCATGGGTAAAGCCGATGATGATTTAGCTGCAGTTCATGATTCGCCTGCTAAGACAGTAACTGTTAGAGCGTTTTATATGGACGCTACAGAAATTACGAATAGTGAATATCGCCAATTTGTAAATTGGGTTAGAGATTCTACTATTAGAACCAGATTAGCAATTCTTGCCGATGAGGTAGGAGCAACACCAGGTGACGAAGAAGGTATCGGTCAGTATGCTTTTATAGACGCCAATGTGGAAGAAATGAATGTGTATGAAAAATACATGTACGATAATTACACAGGATTGGGCCCTACAGGTTACGAAGGAAGAAAATTAAATAAAGAAATAGATCTAATTTTTGATACCGCTGATTATCCAGACGAGTATTATGCTGAAGTTATGGATACAATGTATATTCCTTTGGAGGAATCATATAATGGGCAACGTACTTTGGATGTTAAAAAATTAAAATTTCAATATACGTATATGGATATTGAAAAAGCTGCAAAAAATAGAAATTTGAAGCGTAAAGACGTTATTGTAAAAGAAGAAGTAGAAGTATATCCTGATACGACGGTTTGGATTAGAGATTTTGCTTACTCTTATAATGAACCGATGCACAACGATTATTTTTGGCATGATGCATATGGAGATTATCCTGTTGTTGGGGTTACTTGGAAGCAGGCCAAAGCATTTTGCCAATGGCGAACTCTGTGGAAAAACGCTTATCAAAAATCAAGAAAAGGGGCGGCCATGGTAAATTCTTTCCGATTACCTTCGGAATCAGAATGGGAGTATGCTGCTAGAGGTGGCTTACAAGCTGCAACCTACCCATGGGGAGGACCTTATACTAAAAGTGATAGAGGTTGTTTTATGGCAAACTTTAAACCAGTAAGAGGAGATTATGCGGCTGATCAAGCATTATATACTGTTGAAGCAAAATCTTATGAGCCAAATGATTATAATTTATATAATATGGCAGGTAATGTTTCAGAATGGGTAAATGCGTCTTATGATCCTTCTTCTTATGAATATATTTCAACAATAAATCCTTCTGTTAACGATGTTAGTAATCAGCGTAAAGTAGTAAGAGGGGGATCTTGGAAAGATGTTGCTTATTATTTGCAAGTGAGTTCAAGAGATTACGAATACGCAGATTCAGCAAGAAGTTATATAGGATTTAGGACCGTTCAAGATTATATGGGGACACAAATAACACAAAATGGTCAATAA
- the gldL gene encoding gliding motility protein GldL: MAKSKASKKFMNMAYGLGAAIVIIGALFKITHMEFGPLNGNVLLTIGLVAEAIIFALSAFEPVDEELDWSLVYPELAGGMSISKEGDTPKEAQGLLSKKLDELLKEAKIDGELLSSLGDSIKNFEGAAKGISPTVDAIQSTKKYGDEMSLAAAQMESLNSLYKVQLESINRQASINEESVENAAKVKEQMQSLASNLSSLNGVYGGMLSAMNKS; the protein is encoded by the coding sequence ATGGCAAAGTCAAAAGCAAGTAAAAAGTTCATGAACATGGCTTATGGATTAGGAGCAGCAATTGTAATCATTGGAGCTTTATTTAAAATCACACACATGGAATTTGGCCCATTAAATGGGAATGTTTTATTAACTATTGGGCTTGTTGCCGAAGCAATTATATTTGCATTGTCAGCATTTGAACCAGTAGATGAAGAGTTAGATTGGTCTTTAGTTTACCCAGAATTAGCAGGAGGTATGTCGATTTCTAAAGAAGGCGATACTCCAAAAGAAGCTCAAGGATTATTATCTAAAAAATTAGATGAGCTATTGAAAGAAGCTAAAATTGATGGTGAATTATTATCAAGTTTAGGTGATAGTATTAAAAACTTTGAAGGTGCTGCAAAAGGAATTTCTCCAACTGTAGATGCTATTCAATCAACTAAAAAGTATGGTGATGAAATGTCTTTGGCTGCTGCGCAAATGGAGTCTTTAAATAGCTTATACAAAGTGCAGCTAGAAAGCATCAATAGACAAGCTTCAATTAATGAAGAATCTGTAGAAAATGCAGCTAAAGTAAAAGAACAAATGCAATCTTTAGCATCAAACTTATCATCTTTAAACGGTGTTTATGGAGGTATGTTATCTGCAATGAACAAGAGCTAA
- the gldN gene encoding gliding motility protein GldN, translating into MRIKNFLLTVAIVCTVSSTFAQANILNAKSPDQIGVRTEAQKAIDNDKPLEYGYIDDRDILYSKMVWEKVVLDERANFPLYYPIDTNNIGSNRRSLYDVLMKSIKEGKIENIYDDSYFTTKRTLKDIQASLTLIDTTEMGIEQLNAGEALSAEYINRRDITAAHITEYHIKGLWYFDKRQAELKYRLLGIAPVAPDVNFIDADQPDLIELFWVFYPDAREVLHEAKSFNNENSSMPFSFDHILNSRRFHGYIYQEENVQGDRKITEYVSENALMQLLESERIKDKIRDFELDMWTY; encoded by the coding sequence ATGAGAATTAAAAATTTTTTATTAACCGTTGCAATTGTTTGTACAGTGTCAAGTACATTTGCGCAAGCCAATATACTAAACGCTAAAAGCCCAGATCAAATTGGGGTTAGAACAGAAGCGCAAAAAGCAATCGACAATGATAAACCATTAGAATATGGTTATATTGATGATAGAGATATCCTTTATTCCAAAATGGTTTGGGAGAAAGTAGTTCTTGATGAGCGTGCAAATTTTCCGCTTTATTATCCTATTGATACTAATAACATTGGTAGCAATAGACGTTCATTGTACGATGTGCTGATGAAAAGTATAAAAGAGGGTAAGATAGAAAATATTTATGATGATTCTTATTTTACAACAAAGCGTACTTTAAAAGATATTCAAGCATCTCTAACTTTGATCGATACTACAGAAATGGGGATTGAACAGCTTAATGCTGGAGAAGCCTTATCTGCAGAATATATTAATAGACGAGATATTACAGCTGCTCATATTACAGAATATCATATAAAAGGACTTTGGTATTTTGATAAACGTCAAGCAGAATTGAAATACAGATTGTTAGGTATTGCTCCTGTAGCACCTGATGTAAACTTTATAGATGCCGATCAACCAGATTTAATTGAACTTTTCTGGGTGTTTTATCCAGATGCAAGAGAGGTATTGCATGAAGCTAAATCGTTTAATAATGAAAATAGTTCTATGCCATTTTCTTTTGACCATATTTTAAATTCAAGACGTTTTCATGGATATATTTATCAAGAAGAAAATGTTCAAGGAGATAGAAAGATTACAGAGTATGTGTCTGAAAATGCCTTGATGCAGTTGTTGGAATCTGAAAGAATTAAAGATAAAATCAGAGATTTTGAATTAGATATGTGGACTTATTAA
- a CDS encoding formimidoylglutamase, with translation MNFNFLSPVSDSVLAHNELLSAQVLGRKLHIHSKQNGIPDLDGVSIAILGVLENRNDVNYIGEEFELNEIRKSFYALFPGSWNTIIADLGDINKGESVEDTYFALKETISVLVKKNIIPVILGGTQDLTYANYRAYDTLMPMVNLVNVDCKFDLGDSQKPIKNNSFVGKIILEEPYNLFNYATIGYQTYFNSQEEIDLMNKLYFEAYRLGQVSKDITIVEPVLRDANIVSVDLSSVKGAEVSLKQKYSPNGIDGKEICAIARYAGISNKVSSFGIYEYNPSKDDELTSMLVAQMIWYFVEGVNCRVKDDDFSNEDYYQKFITLVDEQELIFYKSLKTGRWWIEIPFLSEVNNKLKRHTLLPCMHQDYIDACNSNVPERWYKAFQKNCL, from the coding sequence ATGAATTTTAATTTCCTTTCTCCTGTATCAGATTCTGTTTTAGCACATAACGAATTACTGTCGGCTCAAGTTTTAGGTAGAAAGTTGCATATTCATTCTAAACAAAATGGTATACCAGACTTAGATGGTGTTAGCATTGCCATTTTAGGTGTTTTGGAAAATAGAAATGATGTTAACTATATAGGTGAAGAATTTGAGCTAAATGAAATTCGAAAATCATTCTATGCACTTTTTCCTGGTAGTTGGAATACAATCATTGCTGATTTAGGAGATATTAATAAAGGGGAAAGTGTTGAAGATACTTATTTTGCTTTAAAGGAAACCATTAGTGTTCTTGTTAAAAAAAATATCATACCTGTTATTCTTGGAGGAACACAAGATTTAACCTATGCAAACTATCGTGCGTATGACACTTTAATGCCAATGGTTAATTTGGTAAATGTAGATTGTAAGTTTGATTTGGGTGATTCTCAAAAACCAATTAAGAACAATAGTTTTGTAGGTAAAATTATTTTAGAAGAACCTTATAACCTTTTCAATTATGCTACAATTGGCTATCAAACCTATTTTAATTCGCAGGAAGAAATAGATTTAATGAATAAGCTTTATTTTGAAGCTTACCGATTAGGACAAGTATCTAAAGATATTACTATTGTTGAACCTGTGTTAAGAGATGCTAATATAGTAAGTGTTGATTTATCATCTGTAAAAGGTGCTGAAGTTAGTTTAAAACAAAAATACTCGCCTAATGGAATCGATGGAAAAGAGATTTGTGCTATTGCGCGTTATGCAGGTATTAGTAATAAAGTATCTTCTTTTGGTATTTATGAATACAACCCATCTAAAGATGATGAATTAACATCCATGTTGGTGGCTCAAATGATCTGGTATTTTGTAGAAGGTGTTAATTGTAGAGTAAAGGATGATGATTTTTCAAATGAAGATTATTATCAAAAGTTTATCACTTTGGTTGATGAACAGGAATTGATTTTTTACAAAAGTTTAAAAACAGGACGCTGGTGGATTGAAATTCCTTTTTTGTCAGAAGTGAATAATAAATTAAAACGCCATACGTTATTACCATGCATGCACCAAGATTATATAGATGCATGCAATAGTAATGTGCCTGAACGCTGGTACAAAGCGTTCCAAAAGAATTGTTTGTAA
- a CDS encoding ABC-F family ATP-binding cassette domain-containing protein — protein MMNIHNLSISFQGEYLFEDITFKLGNGDRIGLIGKNGAGKSTMLKILSKEMEPDTGQIAADKELKIGFLKQDIDFVLGRTVLEEAYEAFTEIKILEAKMDDINTQLAERTDYESEGYHQLMVDINDIQHQYEILGGYNYQGDTEKILQGLGFQREHFNKLTDTFSGGWRMRIELAKLLLQNNDILLLDEPTNHLDIESIIWLEGFLKNYAGAVAIVSHDKMFLDNVTNRTIEISLGRIYDYPKPYSKYLLLREELRTQQLASQKNQQKQIEQTEKLIEKFRAKASKATMAQSLIKKLDKIDRIEVDEDDNSVMTLNFPVSITPGKVVVEAENISKTYGKNEVLKGVDLLIERDSKTAFVGQNGQGKSTLAKIIVGDIKYEGHLKLGHNVQIGYFAQNQAEYLDGNKTVHDTMVDAANEKNRSKVRDILGSFLFRGDEVDKYVKVLSGGERNRLALAKLMLQPFNVLIMDEPTNHLDIKSKNVLKEALKRFEGTLILVSHDRDFLQGLTNSVYEFKDHKIREYLGDIDFYLEQRKVESLRDVEKRTVIKEEPKEKKQQSYEDQKKLKSLNNKLSNIESKINQLERDIKKIDSELEINYEEVTSQSNFFENYQKMKKDLEESMMKWEAIQLEIEAF, from the coding sequence ATGATGAACATTCACAATTTATCGATTTCATTTCAAGGGGAATATCTGTTTGAGGATATAACTTTTAAACTTGGTAATGGCGATAGAATAGGGTTAATAGGTAAAAATGGTGCAGGAAAATCTACCATGCTTAAAATTTTATCTAAAGAAATGGAACCCGATACCGGGCAAATAGCAGCTGATAAAGAACTGAAAATTGGATTTTTAAAACAAGACATTGATTTTGTTTTAGGAAGAACAGTCCTTGAAGAAGCTTACGAAGCCTTTACGGAAATTAAAATTTTGGAAGCTAAAATGGATGATATAAATACCCAATTGGCAGAGCGAACTGATTATGAAAGTGAAGGCTACCACCAATTAATGGTTGATATTAATGATATTCAGCATCAATATGAAATATTAGGAGGTTATAATTATCAAGGAGATACAGAAAAAATCCTTCAAGGATTAGGATTTCAGCGTGAGCATTTTAATAAGTTAACAGATACGTTTTCAGGAGGATGGCGAATGCGTATTGAGTTGGCTAAATTGCTTTTACAAAACAATGATATATTGCTTTTAGATGAGCCTACCAACCATTTAGATATTGAATCTATTATTTGGCTGGAAGGGTTTTTAAAGAATTATGCTGGAGCTGTAGCTATTGTGTCGCACGATAAAATGTTTTTAGATAATGTAACTAATAGGACCATTGAAATTTCTTTAGGTCGAATTTATGATTATCCAAAACCATATTCTAAGTACTTACTGCTGCGTGAAGAGCTAAGAACACAACAATTGGCCTCGCAAAAAAACCAACAAAAACAAATTGAGCAAACTGAAAAGCTCATAGAAAAGTTTCGTGCCAAAGCTTCTAAAGCAACCATGGCACAATCGCTTATTAAAAAATTGGATAAAATTGATAGAATTGAGGTTGATGAGGATGATAACAGTGTTATGACCCTTAATTTTCCAGTTTCTATCACGCCAGGAAAAGTGGTAGTTGAAGCAGAAAACATATCGAAAACATACGGTAAAAATGAGGTTTTAAAGGGTGTTGACTTGCTTATAGAGCGTGATAGCAAAACGGCTTTTGTTGGGCAAAACGGACAAGGAAAATCTACATTAGCAAAAATAATAGTTGGCGATATTAAATATGAAGGGCATTTAAAACTGGGACATAACGTTCAAATAGGATATTTTGCTCAAAATCAAGCAGAGTATTTAGATGGGAATAAAACGGTTCATGATACTATGGTGGATGCCGCCAATGAAAAAAACAGAAGTAAAGTTAGAGATATATTAGGGTCGTTTTTATTTAGAGGAGATGAAGTTGATAAATATGTAAAGGTTCTTTCAGGAGGTGAACGTAATCGTTTGGCATTAGCTAAACTTATGTTGCAGCCATTCAATGTGTTAATCATGGATGAACCCACCAACCACTTGGACATAAAATCTAAAAATGTTTTAAAAGAAGCATTAAAACGGTTTGAGGGAACTTTGATTTTAGTTTCGCACGATCGTGATTTTCTTCAGGGATTAACTAATAGTGTTTATGAATTTAAAGATCATAAAATACGAGAGTATTTAGGAGATATTGATTTTTATTTAGAGCAACGAAAAGTTGAAAGTCTTCGAGATGTTGAAAAACGGACAGTTATTAAGGAAGAACCTAAAGAAAAAAAGCAACAATCATATGAAGATCAAAAAAAGCTAAAATCCTTAAATAATAAGTTAAGCAACATAGAATCTAAAATTAATCAATTAGAACGAGATATTAAAAAGATAGATTCTGAACTTGAAATTAATTATGAGGAAGTCACTTCACAATCAAATTTTTTTGAGAATTATCAGAAAATGAAAAAGGATTTAGAGGAATCAATGATGAAATGGGAGGCTATTCAACTTGAAATTGAAGCATTTTAA